Within the Fibrobacter sp. genome, the region GCTCCCCGAGAACTTCACTGCCGATGTTGTTGCAGCGGTAAAGTGGAACTACTACAACTTCAGCAACTGGCAGCAGGACGGAACGTCCAATTACACTTGGCTCGTCACGTATGATGCCGATGTGCAGGGCAAGTGGAAGGTTGCCAACTGGCGTAACCTCGTGAATCTCGCCTTGGGCAAGACATGGACCGACGGTCTTGGCCAGCGCAAGAGCGCCGACAAGATTTTCTGGGAATCCATGCTCGACTTCAACATGACCGACGTCCTGAAGCCCTACATCGGTAACCGCTTCGAAACCCAGTTCCTCGCTGGTTACTCTTACAGCGAAGACGAAGAAGGCAATGAAGTGAAGAAGGCCATCTCCAGCTTCATGGATCCGGCTTACGAAACTCAGGTTGCCGGTCTTGCCTACATTCCGAACGAAATGTTCAGCCAGCGCCTCGGTTTTGCTAACCGCATGACGATTTCCCATGGCTACGGCTTCGCGGACGATCCGGATACCGAAAAGTTCGAGAAGTTTAAGGATGAACCGGGTCTTGAATCCATCACGGAATTCAAGTATGCCTTCAACACTATCGCAAGTTTCAAGTCCCGTCTGTGGGCCTTCATCAACTTCAAGGGTGTAGATGAAATCGACGGCAAGTGGGAAAACCTCCTCGCCGTGACGCTCGTCCCGTACATCGAATTCCAGGTCGGCTTCGACATGGCGTACGACAAGGACCTCTCTCTTGACGCGCAGTACAAGACGATGGTGCTCTTCGGCATCACTTGGCGCTGGTTTTAATGCGACCGCTCGCGCTTGATACGTGAGAAACTTCTCCGGTAAGCGCTCGCTCTCGCCTCCATCGCCGATTAATATCGGCGATGGAGGCTCACGGGACCGCTCGCGCTTGATTCGTGAGCAACATCTCTGGTAAAAAATTAAATCCCTGCCTTCGGGCGGGGATTCTTTATTTTGTTCTAATTTGGGGCTGCGGTCAGGAGGTCGTCCATCCAGGCGTCGCGCTGCTTCCGGAGGGCCTCGAGCGATTTGTCGTCGGCTCCGCTCGTGTCGCGCGCTTCAATGAGCTTCCGGTAAGAATCTATGAGCGCTGAAGCCTTGCCGTAAATTGGAACTAGCTTTGCCAGTTCGGTCATGATGGCTTCGTCCGAATAGAGGCGCGCGATTCCTTCCAGGCTGTGCTCGATGTAGGCCTGCGTGTCCCCGTTCGACTTGGCGATTTCGGCTTCGGCAAATTCCAGCGGGCGGAGCTTGTCCATCCAGGCGGATTCCTTGGCGTAAAGTTCGTTGTCCTCGGCGATGGCGTTCTTCTGGCGCGTAATCCGGAGTTGAGCTTCGGTGTACCCCTTGTACTCCTCGAAGTTGGCTTCCAGACCGTGTTTTTTCACGAAATCGGTGAGATTTTCGATGTTCGTCCTAGAGGGATTGTTCAGCAGGCATTCCTTGAGGACGGCCAACTGGTCCTTGGTCTGCATGTTCTTAAAAGATTCGGAGTGTACGCTGTTTGCTTTGATTCGGAGGTAGGCCACCCGCAGCAGGAGCAGGGCTATGGCGATGGCAAAAATTATGGACCAGTTCATGCCCCAAATATAGAACTGTAACCGCATTTTTTGTAAAAAAACGCAGACCGACCATGGATGGCGGTCCAAAGTCCTTGTTTTGAGTCACGGGAAACCGTAAAAACCCTAGATTTAGGGTATTTTACAAAAATATAAGTATTAATATGGATGATTTTGGTTTATATTTAGGGGTGAATATTGTAGACCTATTTTCGAAGTAGGTGGAGATTGGATCTTATGAAAAAAAATATCGTATCTGGATTAGCTCTTACGGCAGTATCCTTTGGTTTGGTCTGTTTCGCACCGGCAAATGCCGATGTGGCTGGGGCGGCTAACCTAGACATTGTTGTTCGCGATTTCCCCGTGAACCATCCTGACTTTGAGAACTTCTCCGAAGAATATGCGAGTACCGGTGACCAGGACGGCGGCAAGTGGTGCCTCAACCATGGTGCTACGACTACCGGTCAATGTGGCGAATCGATGCTCAATATGGGTATTTTTGGCTACGATGCGGTTTGGTACGGCGCAACTGCGGCGCACCTCACTTGCGGAAACAAGCGTTCCAAGCAGGGTGCGTGGATTGGCCAGGACGGCAAGCCGAGCGTCATCAACCCCTTCCTGCCTTCTTACTTGCAGGCGCAGACCACTGCCGATACGCTCCAGTACGGAGAATGCAAGGATCAGGTGAATGGTCGTACGCAACGCGGCTACAAGTCCTATATAGACGGCATGGTCAGTGGCGTGAAGTGCAGCGCAGCCGGTGTCGCTTGGTCGAACCCTGTGTATTACACGCCTGGCATGGTAAAATCCTATCTGGACTTCGATGCGACCCCGTCGGGTGAATACGACATGCTCGATGGCGTGCATATCAGGAAGGCGATGGACTTCTGTGACAATACCTATTTCGACCAGTGGTATTCCGATAACAACGACTTCGCCAAGCGTAGCAACACGATTCTCACGCTCCCGCCTGCCAATATCGCCGGTTCTTCGAAGAGTATCTATTCTATCGACTACAACTACAGTAACGGTGGTTACTTCCCGCTTGATGTCGTTGATACTACTACGCAGTACCGCTACACGCAAATTACGAAGTGTATCCAGAACGATCCGAACCCCTTGACTGCGAGTCAGTGCTGTGCGACGGACCAGTGTGACCAGTGGGGCCCGCAGACGCTCTCCATTTTCTGCCCTCCGTACCAGTACGAATACGCTTCTACCCAGAAGGACATGATGGGCTCGGAAACGGCCGACCTGTGTACACAGTGGCTTTTGAACGGAGGACCGAGGTTCCAGGATGCAGCTGTCGCTGCCGCGAATACGGATGCAGTGCTTGGTCCCCGTCACTTGCGCAACTATGGCTTCACCATGATGGGTTATGCCAAGTTTAAGTATCATTCCAAGAACCAGGTGAATGCGGCTGGCCAGCCCGACCCCGAAGTCTTCGAATTCGCCGGTGACGATGATATGTGGATCTTTGTGGACGGCGTGCTTGTCGTGGACCTCGGTGGTACCCACCTCGCAACTCCTGGCCGCGTGGATATTTCCGTGCTTGCAAAGCATGGCCATGGTTGTTCTATCGACGCATCGCTCGGCGCTGCTGGCTACGGCATTCCTCCGCTTGCCCACCAGACTAATGCTGGCCAGAACTGCCAGTTGAATGCTGATGGTTCCTGGGCCGACAACACCTGGCACCACCTGCACTTCTTCTATGCTGACCGTCAGTCCGATGGCTCCAACATGTACATGCGTACGTCCCTTGCCGAAATTGCTCCGACCAAGTACGGTCAGCCTCAGGTTACCGGCGCCGAAGTGACGGTTACCGATGGTGTTGCAACGACAAGCCTTATTTTGAATACCGAACTCTCTGATGAAACTTTGGCTAATATGATGGCTGGTGGTCAGAGTGGAACGGTTCCGTCCATCGTCATTGCGCATTGCTCTAACTTCAATATCGCAACCTCCACTTGCGTTGCCTACGATACCTTGGGTATGTACGTGACCGACATCCATTATGTCATCGACAAGGGTGCCGAAGGTATTGTGTACGATATTCAGGGCATCGTGAAAGACAAGGCTGGCAACATTGTGTCCATCCAGTCGGGCGACCTGATTGCATTCAACTATCCGGTCATTGACCAGATGAACGAAAACTACAACCAGTGGACTTCGTCGATGTCCTTCTTCATTACCTCGAAGGCTGGCAAGATTGTGGAAAGTTTCCCGCCGGAATGGGCTGTGGCAACATTGCTTGTGAACCCGACGACGCTTATCGAGATGAAGGATACTACGATTGTTCGTCCGGAATTCGACAACAAGGATCTCACGGACAAGGCTAACGGTGGCGAACTTCCGAAGAACTCCACTGCAGAACTTCTGATTACGCCGCTTCCGGCAGGATTCGTTGATGGTGGCGATCAGAATGCATGGCTTGATCAGCATTGGAACGATGTTACTGGGGCGCCGCTTGGTGCCGATGGACGCTCTAATTCTGATGTGAGAAACCGTACTTATCCGGGTAGCGTGTTTAGCGATGCTGGTGATCCCAATGCCGTAAGCGGTCGTTGCTATGCCGATGCGAACGGCATTGAAAGCTGCTCCAGCATTTCGTTCCGTACGTCGCAGCCGTTCTTGGTGAACGTGCGCGTGTTCGACAATCTCGGCCATTTCATCAGCCAGTACACCGAAGGCATTACTGACACGACTGTGTTCAAGCAGTTGGTGAGTGCCCAGAAGGTTGCGAATGCAACTGCCAACACCTGCACCGATGGTTCTCAGTATGCCGAAGTGACGGGCGTGGGCGAAATGATGGTGACCGTGAAGATGTACCCGGTTTCTCAGCAGGGTCGCAAGATTGCTACTGGTCC harbors:
- a CDS encoding DUF3078 domain-containing protein produces the protein MKIKSLLLACATACAIATPAMAEGGMFEAWLPENFTADVVAAVKWNYYNFSNWQQDGTSNYTWLVTYDADVQGKWKVANWRNLVNLALGKTWTDGLGQRKSADKIFWESMLDFNMTDVLKPYIGNRFETQFLAGYSYSEDEEGNEVKKAISSFMDPAYETQVAGLAYIPNEMFSQRLGFANRMTISHGYGFADDPDTEKFEKFKDEPGLESITEFKYAFNTIASFKSRLWAFINFKGVDEIDGKWENLLAVTLVPYIEFQVGFDMAYDKDLSLDAQYKTMVLFGITWRWF
- a CDS encoding fibro-slime domain-containing protein, with protein sequence MVCFAPANADVAGAANLDIVVRDFPVNHPDFENFSEEYASTGDQDGGKWCLNHGATTTGQCGESMLNMGIFGYDAVWYGATAAHLTCGNKRSKQGAWIGQDGKPSVINPFLPSYLQAQTTADTLQYGECKDQVNGRTQRGYKSYIDGMVSGVKCSAAGVAWSNPVYYTPGMVKSYLDFDATPSGEYDMLDGVHIRKAMDFCDNTYFDQWYSDNNDFAKRSNTILTLPPANIAGSSKSIYSIDYNYSNGGYFPLDVVDTTTQYRYTQITKCIQNDPNPLTASQCCATDQCDQWGPQTLSIFCPPYQYEYASTQKDMMGSETADLCTQWLLNGGPRFQDAAVAAANTDAVLGPRHLRNYGFTMMGYAKFKYHSKNQVNAAGQPDPEVFEFAGDDDMWIFVDGVLVVDLGGTHLATPGRVDISVLAKHGHGCSIDASLGAAGYGIPPLAHQTNAGQNCQLNADGSWADNTWHHLHFFYADRQSDGSNMYMRTSLAEIAPTKYGQPQVTGAEVTVTDGVATTSLILNTELSDETLANMMAGGQSGTVPSIVIAHCSNFNIATSTCVAYDTLGMYVTDIHYVIDKGAEGIVYDIQGIVKDKAGNIVSIQSGDLIAFNYPVIDQMNENYNQWTSSMSFFITSKAGKIVESFPPEWAVATLLVNPTTLIEMKDTTIVRPEFDNKDLTDKANGGELPKNSTAELLITPLPAGFVDGGDQNAWLDQHWNDVTGAPLGADGRSNSDVRNRTYPGSVFSDAGDPNAVSGRCYADANGIESCSSISFRTSQPFLVNVRVFDNLGHFISQYTEGITDTTVFKQLVSAQKVANATANTCTDGSQYAEVTGVGEMMVTVKMYPVSQQGRKIATGPYIYQVSIIKEAYKYCAYMGGGGFQFIDAPYQRASFTTTRGYRRTNK